In one window of Corynebacterium incognita DNA:
- a CDS encoding dTMP kinase, with translation MIVTVEGIDGAGKNTLVTELVRRLQEAGESVGTLAFPRYAESVHAKLAQRALYGHMGDLPDSVYGMATLFALDRSGAAEHLRDLSKQGVVIVDRYVASNAAYSAARLGGFPGEAAEDVVRWVYELEFETLELPRPDLSVYLSTPPEVAQERAEKRADADASRARDAYEKDGGLQVRTAAAYEELARRSWAGRWLVSRDTDMIYSAITAR, from the coding sequence GTGATCGTTACCGTCGAAGGAATTGACGGGGCAGGGAAGAACACTCTTGTTACCGAGCTCGTTCGCCGCCTGCAAGAAGCCGGGGAGTCCGTTGGCACCTTGGCATTCCCACGCTATGCCGAGTCCGTGCATGCGAAGCTTGCGCAACGGGCGCTGTACGGTCACATGGGAGACCTCCCAGATTCCGTGTACGGGATGGCGACGCTGTTCGCATTGGACCGTAGCGGCGCTGCCGAACACTTGCGAGACTTGAGCAAGCAGGGCGTGGTCATCGTCGACCGCTACGTGGCCTCCAATGCTGCATATTCCGCGGCGCGGCTCGGTGGATTCCCGGGCGAGGCGGCAGAAGACGTGGTGAGGTGGGTCTACGAACTTGAGTTTGAAACGCTCGAACTTCCGCGCCCAGATTTAAGCGTCTATCTGTCCACCCCTCCGGAGGTGGCACAAGAACGCGCCGAAAAGCGCGCAGATGCGGACGCCTCGCGGGCCCGAGATGCCTATGAAAAAGATGGCGGGCTCCAGGTGCGTACCGCGGCGGCATATGAGGAATTGGCGCGCCGTTCTTGGGCGGGGCGCTGGCTCGTTTCCCGCGATACGGATATGATTTATTCAGCTATTACCGCGCGTTAA
- a CDS encoding DUF4259 domain-containing protein produces the protein MGTWDEKIFADDANVDFFDELANLDDDGVVEGVRDACMLGSGGTAEEVANAHAAATIAAIWAGAPFSSSAIAEDYPFIRGLIGEGDEALNELAAGILEDVDTEEDLEPYLEALA, from the coding sequence ATGGGAACCTGGGACGAGAAGATCTTTGCTGATGACGCCAACGTTGATTTCTTCGACGAGCTCGCCAATTTAGACGATGACGGCGTTGTCGAAGGCGTACGCGACGCGTGCATGCTGGGAAGCGGCGGCACCGCGGAAGAGGTGGCTAATGCCCACGCGGCCGCCACCATCGCTGCCATTTGGGCGGGCGCCCCGTTTTCTTCGAGCGCCATTGCAGAGGACTACCCCTTCATCCGGGGCTTGATTGGCGAGGGCGACGAAGCGCTCAATGAACTCGCCGCCGGCATCCTTGAGGATGTCGACACCGAGGAGGACCTAGAGCCGTACCTTGAGGCTCTGGCGTGA